In Paraflavitalea devenefica, the following are encoded in one genomic region:
- the paaB gene encoding 1,2-phenylacetyl-CoA epoxidase subunit PaaB: MNLRITKYYYGDIPEESGGPFTSGTSASAEWPLWEVFIRSKQGLDHKHVGSLQAADAQMAIENARDVYTRRSEGISIWVVESKHIHASNPDDAGAFYEPANDKVYRHPTFYDLPDELKHM; this comes from the coding sequence ATGAACTTAAGGATAACAAAATACTATTACGGTGACATTCCTGAAGAGAGTGGCGGACCTTTCACTTCAGGAACCTCAGCTTCCGCAGAGTGGCCGCTGTGGGAAGTTTTCATCCGTAGCAAACAAGGTCTTGATCACAAGCACGTGGGCAGTCTACAAGCCGCCGACGCGCAGATGGCCATTGAAAATGCAAGGGACGTATATACCCGCCGTTCAGAAGGCATCAGCATCTGGGTAGTGGAAAGCAAACATATCCATGCCTCCAATCCCGATGATGCCGGCGCTTTCTATGAGCCTGCCAATGATAAAGTATATCGCCATCCTACATTCTATGACCTGCCCGATGAACTGAAGCACATGTAG
- a CDS encoding four helix bundle protein: MATYDHFYDLPVYKACRSFRKRISDVVRQKFPGNEEYRLKAQVLNSSRSVTANLAEGFGRFHHQENIQFCRQARGSLTETMDHMIIAFDDGYISDEILKEINTEYKTCLKDLNSYIKYLKTAKASATQ; the protein is encoded by the coding sequence ATGGCTACGTATGATCATTTTTACGATCTACCGGTTTACAAGGCCTGCAGATCGTTCAGAAAAAGAATATCAGATGTTGTCAGACAGAAGTTTCCAGGTAATGAAGAATACAGGTTAAAAGCACAGGTACTTAATTCGAGCAGATCTGTTACAGCTAACCTGGCAGAAGGATTCGGAAGATTTCATCATCAGGAAAACATCCAATTTTGCAGGCAGGCAAGAGGCTCCTTAACCGAAACCATGGATCACATGATCATTGCATTTGACGATGGGTACATAAGTGACGAAATACTAAAAGAAATAAATACAGAATATAAAACTTGTCTTAAAGACCTAAACAGCTACATAAAATATTTAAAGACTGCTAAAGCCTCAGCAACCCAATAA
- the paaA gene encoding 1,2-phenylacetyl-CoA epoxidase subunit PaaA: protein MSVQELEKLFQHKVDQEIKIEPKDWMPDAYRKTLVRQISQHAHSEIVGMLPEGNWISRAPSLKRKAILLAKVQDEAGHGLYLYSAVETLGTTRNQTIEDLHSGKAKYSSIFNYPTLTWADIGAIGWLVDGAAILNQVMLCRTSYGPYARAMVRICKEESFHQRQGFDILLVLSKGTPEQRAMCQDAIDRWWWPSLMMFGPKDSESTHSDQSMTWKIKRKSNDELRQQFVDMIVEQAKILNITLPDPELKWNAQKDHYDFGEIDWVEFWNVVKGNGPCNKQRLEARRKAWDDGAWVRDAAAAHAEKRKMKQEKRVA, encoded by the coding sequence ATGTCTGTGCAGGAACTGGAAAAACTTTTTCAGCATAAAGTCGATCAGGAAATCAAAATAGAGCCCAAAGACTGGATGCCTGATGCTTATCGCAAAACATTGGTGCGTCAGATCAGCCAGCACGCGCACAGTGAGATCGTAGGCATGCTGCCGGAGGGCAACTGGATTTCGCGTGCTCCCAGTCTCAAACGCAAGGCTATCCTGCTGGCCAAAGTACAGGATGAGGCCGGCCATGGCTTATATCTCTATTCGGCAGTAGAGACATTGGGCACTACCCGTAATCAAACCATTGAGGACCTGCACAGCGGCAAGGCCAAATACTCTTCCATCTTTAACTATCCTACGCTTACCTGGGCCGATATCGGCGCTATTGGCTGGCTGGTGGATGGAGCGGCTATCCTCAACCAGGTAATGCTCTGTCGTACTTCCTATGGACCTTATGCCCGGGCAATGGTGCGTATCTGTAAAGAAGAGAGCTTTCACCAGCGCCAGGGATTCGACATATTGCTGGTGCTTTCTAAAGGAACACCCGAACAACGCGCCATGTGCCAGGACGCTATCGACCGCTGGTGGTGGCCTTCCTTAATGATGTTTGGCCCTAAAGACAGTGAATCAACCCACTCCGATCAAAGCATGACCTGGAAAATAAAACGGAAGAGCAATGATGAGCTGCGGCAGCAGTTTGTAGACATGATTGTAGAGCAAGCCAAAATATTAAACATCACCCTGCCCGACCCTGAGCTCAAATGGAATGCACAGAAGGACCACTATGACTTTGGAGAAATTGACTGGGTGGAATTCTGGAATGTGGTAAAAGGTAATGGCCCCTGCAACAAGCAGCGCCTCGAAGCCCGCCGCAAAGCCTGGGACGATGGCGCCTGGGTCCGCGATGCCGCCGCCGCCCACGCCGAAAAACGGAAAATGAAACAAGAGAAGCGGGTCGCTTGA